TGCGGTTGCGTGCATAGGCATCGAGGCAGTGCAGGGTATGCTTCCAGACATCACCTTCAGGGTGCCAATGTGGGTCCTGCTCGCAGCCGACCAGCGCTTCAAGCTCTGGAAAGTACTGCAGCCAGTCGCAGGCATGGAGAAATTCGAGTCCGGCGGAGGGCTTCTGACCTTTGAGTATGAGTTTCTTCCATTCTTCCCAGAGGCGTTCCGCCGGTAGGTGCCTGGGATCCAGTTCACGACAGATCTTGATCGTTTCCGGAGCGGGCGTGAGTAAGAATCGGGCGATGAATTGCATGCCGCGCAGCACCCGTAGGGCATCTTCTCCAAAGGCGGCCGAGACATGGCGCAGGCGTCCGGCACGGAGGTCGTCCCGGCCCCCGAAAGGGTCCAGCCATTCGTCGGACAGGGGATCGTAGGCGATGGCGTTGATGGTGAAATCACGCCGGGCGGCGGCTTCCTCCGGCTTCATGTCCGGGTCGCCTTCGACTACGAAGTCGGTGTGTTTGGGGCCGGTTTTGGATTCTCGGCGCGGCAGAGCCAAGTCGATCTCCTTGCCTTTGAGGATGAAGACCCCGAATGCCCGGCCAACTGTATCCAGGCGGAAATGTGGCTTGAGCGTGCTTTCGACATGGTCGGGCGACAGGCCATAGACTTCGATGTCCACATCCTTGCAGGGCAGGCCGAGCAAGGCGTCGCGGACACAGCCTCCGACCAGCAGGGCTCGTCCCCCGGCATCCCGCAGGAGTTCGGCGACCTGCATGCAGGCCTTTCGTTGTTTGGGCGCAATGTTGTCTAATACCGTCAAAGTCATGGGATCGATTCAGCTCGTTACCTCTTCCGTGTGTCCTAGCGAGTGGTTCTTGTTACTCGCTTTGCTTAACGCACACGAATGGTCGGGTCGCCCCAGCGCAGTTTGTCGCGTACGATCGCAAAATGAGAGTGATCCGGATTCTGCATGAGGCGGAACTTGCGCTGCGCGACGGTGATGCTGATGGGGAAATTCGTATCCCCCTTGAAACGGTTGCGCCCGTCGATGGTGATGCGTGGGTTGGGGGCGTCTTCGCCACTGCTTACCGTGATTTTAGAGGATTGGTCGAAGATGACCGAACGATTCCCCAAGGTGTGTGGACAGATCGGGGTCATGGCAATCGCGCTGACGAGTGGTCCGATGATCGGACCGCCGGCGGATAGGTTGTAGGCGGTGGATCCGGTCGGTGTGGCAAAAATCAGGCCGTCGCAATGGTATTCCGATACGGTATTCCCATTGGAGGAGACGCAGAGACGAATCAGGCCCCGGCCTTCGGTTTCCTTGATCACCACATCATTCAGGCCGTAGACGGATTCACCGGCTTGGTTGGTGCAGCAAAGCACGGAACGCTCTGCGATACTGTAATGTCCCTGGATCAGGGCGGGTAAGTCCTTGGCGGCTTCTTCCTGGGTGAAAGTGGCGAGGAAGCCGAGCTTGCCCATGTTGACGCCGAGGACTGCGGCTCCGGATTCCAAGGCTGCGTCAAGTACGCCGAGCAGAGTCCCGTCTCCGCCGATCGCACAGCAAAGGTCCTGCCCGGCCAAAGCGTCAGTCGGTAGCGGGTAGTCGGTGGTGATGCAGGTCTTGACGCCCTCGCATTCCGCCAAGCCGGCAAGATAGCGGGCGGCATCTTCCGCTCCCGGCTTTGTGGTGTTAACGGCAAAACAAATGGTCTGGATCGGTTCCATTGCGCTGACAGGATCAGGCATTCGAGAGCGGAGGTCGAATGCTTTTTACGCTCTCCGCATCACGGTCCTTACTAGAGCAGGCCGCTGTTGTTTGCAAACAAGTATACCATGCCGCTGCCGTTGTAGGCCACGCGGAGGTTGCCGGTCGCGATATTACCGTCGTCGAGGATGGTGTCCAGTTGAACGCCTTGTTCGGGTGTAAACTTCATGCCGTAGACGTAAACATAGGTGAAGTCCTCTGTGCTGTTATAGAACCAGCTATAGGACCCATCCTTCCAAAAACTGGGCAGGTAGGCGCTGACATCCGGAGGCATGTTCGTATAAGTCATGTAGCTGGGGTAGCTGCCATGCGAGGTCGCGTAGAATTCAACTGCATCCGCAAAGACTCGGATGTTGTTGGCGGCACTCGTTGCCTCGGCCCGCTCGGTGGTCTTGCGAATGCCTGGTACACCCAATAAAGCAAGCAGACCGATTGTCGTCACCACGACCATCAGCTCGATCAGAGAGAATGCATTGGTAGTATGCTGTTTCATCCTCTAGGGTGTTTTGCCTATTCGCTAACTACGCGAGTTTGGTTATTTTTGCAAGCTGAGGCGTCAGTTTTAATGCCAAAAACCATGCTGTCGGAAGCCTCGGCTAAAAACCGATCAAGTGCTCGAAGTAGGCTTTTCCGGTTTGTGGGTCATAAAGCGCGTAGGCGCCGGCGTCGCTTTCGGCGATCAGTCCTTCGCTGAGACTGATGCTGATGGCATTCTGCCAGACGCTGAAATCTTCCGGACTAAAGTTGCCGTCCGTCTTGGCTGGATTGCCGGACTCGCTCAGATCCGTTGGGATGTAGGCTTTGTAGCGGCTGAGTATTTCTTTGCCTGCCAGACGGCGGACGACCATGCCCTGGCTTTCGGCCCAGCGTTTGAAGTTACTCGCGCTGACCTTGAATTCATAGACTTGCACTTGCGAAGACCGGTAGAAGGAGACCATGCTGGCATATTCCGGCAGCCAGTTGACGCTTTCCATGTCTTCACCGTATTCCGGTGCACTACTTAGAAAGAAAAAGACAGCAATGGGCATCGCGAGGATGAGTATCACGAGTGCGTAAAGTGCGCGGATGTCTCGTTGCGACTTCGGCTTGAAGGACTCGAGGGCATCTTCGTAGAAGCGGAGGACGATATTGGCCCGGGCCTTTTCTGCGCCTTCCCGCGCAATAAGATCCTCATAGGAGGCGAGGCGCCAACGCTTCTGCAGTTTCGCGTAGCGTTCCAGTGCCTCCTTCTCCAGTATCCGCTCCTCCTCGTAGGATGTGTCGATGCGAAGCACGCTGACATAGCCCTCCTGGGTCACCCAGGTCCAGGCTTCGCCTTCGCTTTTGAAGTAGCCACCCAGTTGGAAGCGGTCCATGTTCCACCGCCGGTGACCTGCATAAATCACCTTTATCTCCTCCTCAAAGGGGCCGTTGTAGAAATCAAAGCGTACTTGATTGTCGGCCAGTCCGGAGGCCTTCTGGTAGGCCAGTTGTTTCTCCTTTGTAGTGAATGCGCCCAGGGCATGGAGGGAGCCATCGTCTTCGACTCGGACGAGAATATGGAGATAGGGCAGCATGCTCTGTTAGTAACGGGATGCGCCTGTGGGGACGCGTTGAAGGATTTTTTCGGAGAACATGGATTCTGAGTCAATACTTAGCCTGTGATCTTCGTGGTGAAACTTGAGTCTCGGCATGAAAACCGAAAAAAGCCCGGCGTGTGCCGGGCTTTTGGAAAGGATTGGTTGTGTCTGTGTGCTTAGAGCAGGTCTTTGACCGCTTCGTGTTCTTCTTCCAGTTCCTTGACGGAAGCATCGAACTTCGCACGGCTGAAGTCGTTCATATCGACGTCCTTGACGATCTCGATCTGAGTGCCGTCAGTGCGGCAGGGGAACGAGATGATCAGGCCTTCCGGAGTGCCGTAGCTGCCGTCGGAGCAGAGGCACATGCTGAAGGTGTCACCTGCCGGAGTCGGTGTGGTGAGCTTGCGCACGGAATCAACGATGCCGTTGGCTGCAGAAGCGGCGGAGGAAAGACCACGGGCAGCGATGATGGCGGCGCCACGCTTTTGCACGGTCGGGATGAATTCGTCCTTCAGCCAAGCTTCGTCACCGATGACTTCGGCGGCGGACTTGCCGCTGATCTGCGCCGAATAGAAGTCCGGGTATTGGGTGGCGGAGTGGTTGCCCCAGATGGTCATGTTCGTGACTTCGGTCACTTCCACGCCGGCCTTCTGGGCCAGTTGAGTCTTGGCACGGTTTTCGTCCAGCATGGTCATGGCGAAGAAGCGGTCGTTCGGTACGCCTTCGGCATTGTTCATGGCGATCAGGCAGTTTGTGTTGCAGGGGTTGCCGACCACCAGCACCCGGACGTCCGGAGCGGCATTCTTGCCGATTGCCTGGCCCTGGCCGGTGAACACCTTGCCGTTGATGGCGAGCAGGTCACCGCGTTCCATCCCTGCCTTGCGGGGTACGGAGCCGACGAGGAGCGCCCAGTTTACGTCCTTGAAGCCTTCGTCCATGTCGGTCGTCGCGACGACATCCTTGAGCAGCGGGAAGGCGCAATCGTCCAGTTCCATGACCACGCCTTTGAGGGCGTCGAGGGCCGGAGGGATTTCGATCAGGTTCAGGGCGACCGGTTGGTCGGGGCCGAACATGGCGCCTGAAGCGATTCGGAAGAGGAGGGCATAGCCGATATTTCCGGCTGCCCCGGTGACTGCGACACGGATGGGTTCTTTGCTCATAATATCTTGTTTTCGGGTTGTAGGGATCGAAGGAGAACTAGAAAGGAAGACAGCCGTTTTGAAGCCTATCTCCCCAGTGGGTTTAGACAGAAGTCGGCCTAATGGGATTCGTTAGAACTGAAGATTGGGGCCAGTGCGCTGTGTGCCTCCCGGATCATCTGCTCGGTTGTTGCCCAGTCGATGCAACCGTCGGTGATGGATATGCCGTATTTCAGGTCTTCGACCGGTTGGGGGAAAGCCTGGTTGCCGAAGTTCAGGTTGCTTTCGACCATCCCGCCGATGACGGTGGTATCTGTCAGGCTTTGGCGGACCAGTTCGGCAAAAACCTCGGGTTGGCGGGCCGGATCCTTTTCGCTGTTGGCATGGCTGCAGTCGATCATGATGGCGGGAACGAGGCCGGACGAGGTTAGTTTCTCGCGGGCCTGAGCCACGTCGTCGGCACCATAGTTCGGGCCGTGGGAACCGCCGCGAAGGACGATGTGGCAGTACGGGTTGCCATTGGTTGTCAGAGCATTGGCGCGGCCTTCGTTGTCGATGCCGAGAAAAGTCTGCTGCTGGCTTGCGGCCTTGATCGCGTTGATGGCAACCGTCAGCCCGCCGTCGGTGCCGTTCTTGAAGCCGAGCGGCATGGAAAGTCCGGAGGCCATTTGACGGTGCGTCTGGCTTTCGGTGGTGCGGGCTCCGATGGCGGACCAGCAAACCAGGTCCGCGATGTATTGCGGTGTGATCGGATCCAGCAGCTCGGTGGCGGTGGGAACCCCCATCTCGATCACTTCGCGCAGGAAACGACGGGCAATGCGCAGCCCTTCGGGTATATCGCTGGTGCCGTCCAGCTTGGGGTCCATGATCAGACCCTTCCAGCCCACCGTGGTGCGCGGTTTTTCAAAATAGACGCGCATGACCAGAAGCATGCGGTCCTTTACCTCTTCGGCCAGTTTGGCCAGCTTGCGCGCATACTCGCGGCCGGATTCGATGTCGTGGATGGAGCAGGGGCCCACCACGACCAGCAGGCGGCGGTCATCTCCGAAAATGATACGGTGAATGGCTTCGCGGCTTTCCGCTACAAATTTTTCCGCTTTGTCGGTTCTCTGGATCTCCGTGCAGAGCTCGACCGGTGTCGGCAGGAGCGTCTTCGAAGTAATATTGATGTCGGTGACTTTTTTCACAAGGCGGGGAGGTGTAACGAACTGCGGGTTCAGGAACAAGCCCGAATTCTGACGATCTCGGGTTGAAAATCAGGCCATATGCCCACAGTTTCGCGCTATGGGGAAGCTCTATGTACACAGTTTTGAATGGGCCGCGAGGCTCCGTGTGACCGATGAGGATGCTGCCGACTTTCTGCAAAGCCAGTTCTCCAACGACTTGCGCCCTTTTGAGGCAGGGCAATGTGTGTATGGCTTGTGGCTGGACGTGAAGGGGAAGGTGGTGGCGGATGGGTATGTCTGTTGCGAGGGGGACGAATCCTTCCGGATCTACAGTCTCCATAGCCCGGTTGATCGTATCCGGGAAAAGCTCGAGCATCATATCATTGCCGATGAGGTTGTGATCGAGCCGGAGCCGGCTGCTTCAGGCCTCTGCCTGGTCGGGGAGGATTTGCCCGGTATCCTGGATCGTATGGGGCTTGCCATTCCCCCCGCGGGACGGTTTCTCGATAGGGATGGCCTGCGTCTGCTGCCATCCCGCCGTTCGGGCCGGCCGGCCTGTGAATTTGTCTTTGACTGTGCTGAAGATCGGTCCGCTTTTCTGGGGCGCTTGCAGGAGGATCCGGAGTTCGTATCGGATGAGTGGATACAGCTGGAGCGTGTCCGTGCGGGGTTTCCTGCTGTCCCCGCCGAGATCGGACCGGGAGACCTTCCCGGAGAAGGTGGTTTGGAGCGGGATGCCGTCTCTTTTAGCAAAGGCTGCTTCCTCGGCCAGGAGGTTGTGGCCCGCATGCAAAATGTGGGCAAATCCCAGCGTGCCTTATTCGTTGTGGAAGGGCGGGGGGAACTCCCCGTTTTGCCGATGATGCTTGTCAATTCCGCTGGGAAAACGATCGGGGAGCTGCGTACGGCATATTATAATGGCAAAGCTTGGACTGGCGTGGCGCTTCTCAAGTTGCGCTACGTGGTTGCTTCGGCACATGATTTGGATTGTGCCGGCGCGAACTTGCGTCTGTCCGGTCCCTTGCGAAAGGAGCCGGAATGAGCGCGCCCGGTTCGGGGAGAGAGTTGGAGCAGGTAACCCGGCTTTTCCAGCATTGGGGGGCGTCTGAATTACAGGCGCGAACCATGGCCTCTCAGTTGTTGAAACGGGCGGGCCAGCTCTCCGAAGAACGTGGAATTTCGAAATTGGAAGCCACTGAGAACCTCTTGAAACAGGTGATTGAGGCTCGGCAAGACGGTGGAAGTGGCTGATCACGCCCGTTCAGGCCGATTGAGGGGCTCTAATCCTGAAAAAATAGGGCCTTGGAGCGGATTTACTGTTGACGATGCGATTTTGGAGCCGTCTGCTTGATGACGGTTATTACACCAATCAACCTCAACGTACATTACACATATATGAACAAAGCAGAACTCGTTGCAGAAGTGCAAAAATCACTCGGTAAAGACACCTCTAAAGCAGCCGCTGAGCGCGCTATCGAAGCCGTTCTCGAGGGTGTGAAAAAGGGCATCAAGAAGGACAAGACTGTCCAACTGATCGGTTTCGGCACTTTCACTGTAACTAAGCGTGCAGCCCGTGACGGGATCAACCCGCAAACTGGCGAGAAGATCAAGATCAAGGCTTCCAAGGCTGTTAAGTTCAAGGCCGGCGCTGGTCTGAAGGCTGCGCTCTAAGGTTACCCCTGGTTCGTTTTGCAAAAACCCGCAGTCGAAGGCTGCGGGTTTTTTTGTTGCCAGTTCCCCGCCCCGGGGCGGACGCAGCCCCCGGAGGCTGGATTCATGCCGGGCCCAGATGAAAATTACGCTTTGCGGTTGCCAGAGGGCGGAAATCTCTCCTTATTGAGACGCTTTTGAGAATGAAACCCCTTCACAGGAGATAACTATGGGCAAGAGCTTATTTGAAAAAGTATGGGAAGCGCACGCTGTGCGCGAGTTGGCCAACGGCCAGACGCAATTGCTGATCGGCACGCACCTGATTCATGAGGTGACCAGCCCGCAAGCCTTTGGTATGCTGCGGGATAAGAAATTGTCGGTGAAGTTTCCGAATCGTACTTTTGCAACTGTCGACCACATCGTTCCGACCAATGAAGTGGCGGAGCCTTACAGCGATCCACTTGCCCAGGGCATGATTGAGGAGCTGCGTAAGAACTGTGCGGAGAACGGAGTCACCTTTTTTGATACCAATACCGGGCATCAGGGGATTGTGCACATTGTTGGTCCCGAGCAGGGGATCACCCAGCCGGGTACAACCATTGCCTGTGGTGACTCGCACACCTCCACGCACGGTGCCTTCGGCGCGATTGCCTTTGGTATCGGTACCAGTCAGGTCCGTGATGTTCTGGCGACCCAGACGATTGCGCTGAATAAGTTGAAAGTCCGCCGTATCAATGTGGACGGTAGCTTGCGTCCGGGTGTCTACGCCAAGGATGTGATTCTTCATATCATCCGTCTGCTTGGTACCAAGGGCGGTACCGGTTATGCCTACGAATACGCTGGCACGGTCTTCGACAATTTCACCATGGAAGAGCGCATGACTGTTTGTAACATGTCGATTGAGGGTGGTGCTCGCGTGGGCTATGTGAATCCGGATGAAACCACTTTCGAATACCTGAAGGGTCGTCCGTATGCGCCGAAGGGAGCCGATTGGGATGCTGCCGTCGTGCGTTGGGCGGGCTTTGCCTCGGATGTGGACTGCCAGTATGACGATGTGGTGAATATCGATGCAGCTGACATCCAGCCGACCGTCACATGGGGGATCACTCCGGGCCAAGGCGTGGGCATTGACGAGAATATCCCCGCTGTCGAAGAGGGCGCGACCCAGTCGGATCGCGATTCCATTGCCGAAGCGCTTGAGCACATGAAGTTCGAAGGCGGGTCTCCGGTGAAGGGCAAAAAGATCGATGTCGCGTTCATCGGTTCCTGCACTAACGGACGCCTGTCTGACCTTCAGGAAGTCGCCAAGTACGTTCAGGGCCGTCAGGTTGCTGCGGGCGTCCAGGGCATCGTGGTGCCGGGTTCGCAAGTGGTTGCCCAGATCGCCGAACAACTTGGTTTGGATAAGATTTTCAAGGATGCGGGCTTCGAATGGCGCGCTGCCGGTTGCTCCATGTGTCTGGCTATGAATCCGGACAAGTTGGTCGGTGACCAGCTGTGTGCGAGTTCTTCGAACCGCAACTTCAAGGGCCGTCAGGGCAGCCCGACCGGGCGCACCATGCTGATGAGCCCGCTGATGGTCGCTGCGGCCGCGGTGACCGGTGAGGTTTCCGATGCCCGCGAGGTTTTCGGTGTCGCCGAGCCGGCAATGGCTTAACGGTATTCTTCTTTCGTAATTCTAATTTCCAAATTTTATAGCTATGGCTTCCACACCTATCACTCAAGTCGCCGGCAAGGGCGTGTACATCCCCGGTGACGACATTGACACCGACCGTATTATCCCCGCTCGTTTCATGAAGTGCATCACCTTCGACGGTCTTGGCGAATACTTCTTCTATGACGTCCGCAAGACCGAAAGCGGGGAGGATAAGAAACATAACTTGAACGATCCGCGTTTCGCCGATGCCAGCATTATTGTGAGTGGCAATAATTTCGGCTGCGGCAGCTCGCGAGAGCACGCGCCCCAGTCGATCATGCGCGCCGGATTCAATGCTGTGATTGCCGGCAGCTTCGCCGAGATCTTCTTTGGCAATTCGACCAATCTCGGGATTGTCTGTGTGACCGCCTCTGATGAGGACCGTGCGCTCTTGCAGGATGCGATCGAACGGAATCCGGAGCTCGAAATCACGATCAATGTCGAGTCTCACAAAATTTGGTTCGGCGACCAGTGGGTGCCGTGCGATATCAAGGCCGGCGCCCGTGACAGCCTCATGAGCGGGACCTACGATCCGCTTGACGAACTGATTAGCGGGGGGAAGGAAGTGGACGCCGTGGCGGCCGGCTTGCCCTACATGCAGGCGTGACTTCGGCCCGATGATTGCTAGTGTGATGGTGTCAATTCGACATAAACATACTCACACTAACTAATCACAGCTATGGATAATAAAATCGTATTAATCATTCTGGCCATCCTGCTTCCTCCGCTTGCGGTTTTCCTCAAGCAGGGGGCCGGCAAAGGCCTAATCATCAATATCATCCTCTGCTTCCTCTTTTGGATACCGGCCGTGATTCACGCGATCCTGGTAGTCATGTAATCGGGGAACAAATTGATTTCATATCAGACAAAAGGCGCAGCGGAAGTTGCGCCTTTTTCGTATTCGGCCATTTCTTCCTCATGATCGATTGCTTGCCTATGACCTCCGAGTGATGTCTCCTATCTCTTAAATTATGGATCTACTCTCCAACGCCGGTATCTTTATCTATCCGCTTGCGGCCTGTTCTTTTCTCGCGGTCTTTATCACTATAGAGCGACTGATCGCCCTGCGGAATTCACGGGTGATTCCCAAGCATCTGGTGGATGCGTTTGTGCTCGGCGATCTGAAGCAGGTGGAAGCGGATCTGGATTCCGTCTCGGGGCGCATCGTTTCATTCTACCGAGAACGCAAGCCCGATCCCGACGCTTTGAATGCCTTTGCCCGCCTGGAGGTCAGCCGGATGGAGCGGGGAATCTTCCTGCTCGAGGTGGTGATTGGGGCAGCGCCATTATTGGGGCTGCTCGGGACCGTGACCGGCCTGACCCAGGTCTTCGGCGGGTTTTCGGCGGATACCGGTTTGCCGGATCCGGCTGCCTTCATCAAGGGGATTGCTCTGGCGCTGAATACCACCATCCTTGGCCTTGCGATTGCGATCCCTTCGCTGGCCGCCCACGCTTACCTGCTGCGTCGCGTCGAGTCGCTGGCAGCCCGGATCAGTGTGGGTGTGGAATGCATGACCGAGCTCTCCCGGAAACCCAAGGCTTGAGCCATGTCACTGGTCAATCGAAGACGCCGGCCTCCCGCCATCAACATCGTCCCGCTGGTCGATGTGCTCACGGTTCTGCTGTTTTTCTTTCTCGTGACCATGCAGTTTAAGCAGGTGAGTGTCCTGAATATTACCGTACCCAAGATCGAGACGGCAGGTAAGAACGAGATCAAGGAGCAGATATTGATCGCAGTGAGTGCCGAGGGGGAGTTTTTCTATAATGACCGGCCGGTGGACAAGGAGCAATTGGAGGGATTGGTTCAATTGGCCGGTGATACCACCCCGGATATGCCTGTTTTGCTGATCGCCGACGAGGACGCGCCGCTCAAACACGTGACCC
The nucleotide sequence above comes from Coraliomargarita parva. Encoded proteins:
- a CDS encoding CCA tRNA nucleotidyltransferase, with product MTLTVLDNIAPKQRKACMQVAELLRDAGGRALLVGGCVRDALLGLPCKDVDIEVYGLSPDHVESTLKPHFRLDTVGRAFGVFILKGKEIDLALPRRESKTGPKHTDFVVEGDPDMKPEEAAARRDFTINAIAYDPLSDEWLDPFGGRDDLRAGRLRHVSAAFGEDALRVLRGMQFIARFLLTPAPETIKICRELDPRHLPAERLWEEWKKLILKGQKPSAGLEFLHACDWLQYFPELEALVGCEQDPHWHPEGDVWKHTLHCLDAYARNRIGDEWEDLIVGLAVLCHDFGKPTTSYVDEKTGRIRSPRHDVQGVPVARTFLERMTRQKKVFEEVLPLVEQHMRPLALYRDGAGDSAVRRLAARVKRVDRLTRVAYADKCGRPPIEVDSNPEGEWLLAKAKALEIQDNAPKPILLGRHLLELGAKPGPTFSRMLDDAYEAQLDGKFHDEASGRAYLRKAYQNHSA
- a CDS encoding NAD(+)/NADH kinase, with translation MPDPVSAMEPIQTICFAVNTTKPGAEDAARYLAGLAECEGVKTCITTDYPLPTDALAGQDLCCAIGGDGTLLGVLDAALESGAAVLGVNMGKLGFLATFTQEEAAKDLPALIQGHYSIAERSVLCCTNQAGESVYGLNDVVIKETEGRGLIRLCVSSNGNTVSEYHCDGLIFATPTGSTAYNLSAGGPIIGPLVSAIAMTPICPHTLGNRSVIFDQSSKITVSSGEDAPNPRITIDGRNRFKGDTNFPISITVAQRKFRLMQNPDHSHFAIVRDKLRWGDPTIRVR
- a CDS encoding type II secretion system protein; protein product: MKQHTTNAFSLIELMVVVTTIGLLALLGVPGIRKTTERAEATSAANNIRVFADAVEFYATSHGSYPSYMTYTNMPPDVSAYLPSFWKDGSYSWFYNSTEDFTYVYVYGMKFTPEQGVQLDTILDDGNIATGNLRVAYNGSGMVYLFANNSGLL
- a CDS encoding malate dehydrogenase, with protein sequence MSKEPIRVAVTGAAGNIGYALLFRIASGAMFGPDQPVALNLIEIPPALDALKGVVMELDDCAFPLLKDVVATTDMDEGFKDVNWALLVGSVPRKAGMERGDLLAINGKVFTGQGQAIGKNAAPDVRVLVVGNPCNTNCLIAMNNAEGVPNDRFFAMTMLDENRAKTQLAQKAGVEVTEVTNMTIWGNHSATQYPDFYSAQISGKSAAEVIGDEAWLKDEFIPTVQKRGAAIIAARGLSSAASAANGIVDSVRKLTTPTPAGDTFSMCLCSDGSYGTPEGLIISFPCRTDGTQIEIVKDVDMNDFSRAKFDASVKELEEEHEAVKDLL
- a CDS encoding 3-deoxy-7-phosphoheptulonate synthase yields the protein MKKVTDINITSKTLLPTPVELCTEIQRTDKAEKFVAESREAIHRIIFGDDRRLLVVVGPCSIHDIESGREYARKLAKLAEEVKDRMLLVMRVYFEKPRTTVGWKGLIMDPKLDGTSDIPEGLRIARRFLREVIEMGVPTATELLDPITPQYIADLVCWSAIGARTTESQTHRQMASGLSMPLGFKNGTDGGLTVAINAIKAASQQQTFLGIDNEGRANALTTNGNPYCHIVLRGGSHGPNYGADDVAQAREKLTSSGLVPAIMIDCSHANSEKDPARQPEVFAELVRQSLTDTTVIGGMVESNLNFGNQAFPQPVEDLKYGISITDGCIDWATTEQMIREAHSALAPIFSSNESH
- a CDS encoding YgfZ/GcvT domain-containing protein, which gives rise to MGKLYVHSFEWAARLRVTDEDAADFLQSQFSNDLRPFEAGQCVYGLWLDVKGKVVADGYVCCEGDESFRIYSLHSPVDRIREKLEHHIIADEVVIEPEPAASGLCLVGEDLPGILDRMGLAIPPAGRFLDRDGLRLLPSRRSGRPACEFVFDCAEDRSAFLGRLQEDPEFVSDEWIQLERVRAGFPAVPAEIGPGDLPGEGGLERDAVSFSKGCFLGQEVVARMQNVGKSQRALFVVEGRGELPVLPMMLVNSAGKTIGELRTAYYNGKAWTGVALLKLRYVVASAHDLDCAGANLRLSGPLRKEPE
- a CDS encoding HU family DNA-binding protein, which encodes MNKAELVAEVQKSLGKDTSKAAAERAIEAVLEGVKKGIKKDKTVQLIGFGTFTVTKRAARDGINPQTGEKIKIKASKAVKFKAGAGLKAAL
- the leuC gene encoding 3-isopropylmalate dehydratase large subunit, which codes for MGKSLFEKVWEAHAVRELANGQTQLLIGTHLIHEVTSPQAFGMLRDKKLSVKFPNRTFATVDHIVPTNEVAEPYSDPLAQGMIEELRKNCAENGVTFFDTNTGHQGIVHIVGPEQGITQPGTTIACGDSHTSTHGAFGAIAFGIGTSQVRDVLATQTIALNKLKVRRINVDGSLRPGVYAKDVILHIIRLLGTKGGTGYAYEYAGTVFDNFTMEERMTVCNMSIEGGARVGYVNPDETTFEYLKGRPYAPKGADWDAAVVRWAGFASDVDCQYDDVVNIDAADIQPTVTWGITPGQGVGIDENIPAVEEGATQSDRDSIAEALEHMKFEGGSPVKGKKIDVAFIGSCTNGRLSDLQEVAKYVQGRQVAAGVQGIVVPGSQVVAQIAEQLGLDKIFKDAGFEWRAAGCSMCLAMNPDKLVGDQLCASSSNRNFKGRQGSPTGRTMLMSPLMVAAAAVTGEVSDAREVFGVAEPAMA
- the leuD gene encoding 3-isopropylmalate dehydratase small subunit; the encoded protein is MASTPITQVAGKGVYIPGDDIDTDRIIPARFMKCITFDGLGEYFFYDVRKTESGEDKKHNLNDPRFADASIIVSGNNFGCGSSREHAPQSIMRAGFNAVIAGSFAEIFFGNSTNLGIVCVTASDEDRALLQDAIERNPELEITINVESHKIWFGDQWVPCDIKAGARDSLMSGTYDPLDELISGGKEVDAVAAGLPYMQA
- a CDS encoding YqaE/Pmp3 family membrane protein translates to MDNKIVLIILAILLPPLAVFLKQGAGKGLIINIILCFLFWIPAVIHAILVVM
- a CDS encoding MotA/TolQ/ExbB proton channel family protein; amino-acid sequence: MDLLSNAGIFIYPLAACSFLAVFITIERLIALRNSRVIPKHLVDAFVLGDLKQVEADLDSVSGRIVSFYRERKPDPDALNAFARLEVSRMERGIFLLEVVIGAAPLLGLLGTVTGLTQVFGGFSADTGLPDPAAFIKGIALALNTTILGLAIAIPSLAAHAYLLRRVESLAARISVGVECMTELSRKPKA
- a CDS encoding ExbD/TolR family protein, which translates into the protein MSLVNRRRRPPAINIVPLVDVLTVLLFFFLVTMQFKQVSVLNITVPKIETAGKNEIKEQILIAVSAEGEFFYNDRPVDKEQLEGLVQLAGDTTPDMPVLLIADEDAPLKHVTLVMDLCRSHRLNKLRLQSR